Part of the Parambassis ranga chromosome 16, fParRan2.1, whole genome shotgun sequence genome, TGAGTATAAGGACAGTTTTTGGCTGTGTTTTAGGACAAGAGTGTAGTGCAGAATGTCTGCTCTACTTGTGTAGTGTAATATtgtctgtattttatttgtatttatttatgttttttcttcattgtATCATTCTCTTCTGTGCAGGAGTCAATGATGGACTTCTTCAATGCCCAGATGCGTTTGGGTGGTCTTACTCAGGCCCCTGGGAATCCTGTCCTTGCAGTACAGATTAACCAGGATAAAAACTTTGCCTTCCTTGAGGTTAGATAATAATATTACGTGTTTAATGAATAATCACAAATCATTTAAAGATCCAATTTATCTGTAATTTTGGTTCTTTATAGTTCCGTTCCGTGGATGAAACAACACAGGCAATGGCCTTTGATGGCATCATCTTTCAAGGGCAGAGCCTCAAGATTCGCCGTCCCCATGATTACCAGCCACTTCCTGGCATGAGTGAGAACCCCAGTGTCTATGTGCCTGGTATGAAAACAGTTTTTTATCCTTAAGTACTTGTGGCACATTCATTTcgttttactgtattattgttgaCATTGGTCTCCTTGTGCTCTATCTTGAGGTACCACttcttttcttcctgcaggtgttGTGTCCACAGTGGTGCCAGACTCGGCTCACAAACTCTTCATTGGTGGCTTGCCCAACTATCTGAATGATGACCAGGTCAGTAATTCTGCCTTAAACAGCATTGCCTCAGAGTTGGTGTTCCCTGATGTATATTTTTCTTAAATATTGGTGTCAGTTTTAACAATGTTTGAGTTGTTCACATGAGAGTTCTGTCTGGGAAATAGCTGACCTTTTAATGacttctctctgtcctgtctcttaGGTAAAGGAGCTGTTGACATCATTTGGTCCTCTGAAGGCCTTTAACCTGGTGAAAGACAGTGCCACGGGCCTGTCCAAAGGATATGCCTTTTGTGAATATGTTGATGTCAACCTTAACGACCAGGTAAACAGTGTTAGGGGAAACAGTCATTGATTACTGTCATTTTGggtgtttaaaatattaaacCTTGAAATAATTACAGGCTATCGCTGGACTGAATGGCATGCAACTAGGAGACAAGAAGCTCCTGGTGCAGAGAGCTAGCGTGGGATCCAAGAACGCTACTCTGGTGAGTGTCCAGGGGTTGGACAGATGACAGCCACAGGGTAGTGGGAGGTTGGATGCTCTTTTACAGCTTCTAAAATGGATAAAGACAAAATGCTGATTAGATCCCTTGCAGCAGTTTTTTCTGCTAACAGTTAACAAGTGCACATTTCAGTTTCCTCTCCTGAGCAAAGTCATATACATTTTAATTGCAAAGAATTTTTGTTAAACATGTCTGGTGCTGGCATTTACTGTGTAAGATTCATTCAACTACAAACCCATTATGCACATGGATGCACATTTTAAGCTGATAATCTACTTGTTTAAGCAAAACCAGTTAGATATTGTTTTTCCAAATGTAAAtgattgtgttttgtgtaaTGTATTTGTGTAATGTATTTTCATAGTTTAGTAACAGAAAGCCTGACTTGATATTGTCACACAGTTTATGCTAAAACCCTGCTCTAACCAGcttgtctcctctttcagtcAAGTATCAACCAGACCCCCGTCACGCTGCAAGTGCCAGGCTTGAACAGTTCTGTGACTCAGATGGGAGGCCTGCCTACTGAGGTGCTTTGTCTGATGAACATGGTGGCTCCTGAAGAGCTGCTGGATGATGAAGAGTATGAGGAGATTGTGGAGGATGTCAGGGATGAGTGCAGCAAGTATGGCCAAGTGAAGAGCATTGAGATCCCCCGACCCGTTGATGGCTTGGAAGTGCCAGGAACTGGCAAGGTAGGAGCTCTTCCAGTCTAATTTAGTGACAAAATCTTGTTTATTGAACAATATGGCACAATATGGTATTCATCGCcataataatgtttttgttctttcttcctcttcataGATATTTGTGGAGTTCATGTCAGTGTTTGACTCCCAGAAGGCCATGCAGGGGCTGACAGGAAGGAAGTTTGCCAACAGGGTGGTGGTGACCAAATACTGCGATCCAGACGCCTATCACCGCCGGGACTTCTGGTAGAGGAAGCATGAAGAGAAGAGGGGAGGGAATGGGGTAGGGGTAGCAACCTACTTGTTTCCAAATCAGCCCCCAGGGTGATTGTGTACATGAACCGTTTCAGGCAGATCAGATCAGTTTCTCATTTGAGACCTACATGAAATGTCCAACAGTTACAACTgataattggaaaaaaaaacagctgaatgGGCTGGGGGTTGGTTTGGATACCAGTGGTGTAGTCGGGTGGGTGGGGAAGATTTTTGAGAAATGTGTGTAATAATAGGTCCAGGTCGGGGTCAACAATTTTTATACTTCGTAAGACAGGGATGTCTTTTTTGGGTGGGAGGGGGGTGCCACAATTAATGGTTTGTATTTAAATGGAGGTAGCCTGTTTTAAGTACATTATGATAGAGTTGCAGTTGGGAAGTTACTGGAGGATTCTGATTGGCAGTAGGGGTGGAACCAAAGTGTTTGTGAAAGGGAGGTGTGGGGGAGACGGAGGGCATTTTTGTTTGAACATCTAATGTAGATACACAGTAGCTGTAACATCCACTTCCTTTTTGTCATCATGAGAAATGCAAGAGAAGATTCCTCACTTCAGGATTTTTCATTTGGTTTTGGAGTCATTTCCTCATGTTCCATCATTTTcatcagactgctgcccccctCAGGATGAGTGTTTGCTAATCTGTGGTATGATTGGATCTGAATGTCAACTGTAATTGTTCTAATGCTGTCTGTAGCTTAACTGGTTTGAGCTGTAATTCTACACGTTGTATTCAGGCTGCAGAACCACACAACAGTAAGAAAAGAACATTTTCAATTGCGcccttttgatttttttttttttttaactcctgtaactttttttcttgtcctaTCTTTTGTGGACAGCTTGGTGTGATTGTTTTGTCTCAGCAGTTCAGCCATGGTTTAATCAAAGAGGAACTTCATGGACAGATGGGGAGAGGAAAACAGATTGGTATTTAATGTCTCTTCCTTACCTAGAAGCCTTAATGTCAATTCGCTATGGAAAGAAATTGGACTCGGCCCCTCTAACAGTGATGTCTGTATGCTCATTCTATGTCACTATCTTGTGGTTTAGCCAGttctcattttctttgtttCCCAGCAGACTTGGGATGTAAGATGTATTGGACccggttgtttttttgtgcaacgTTTCACCTCTCTAACAAGACCAAATAAACACATGACTAGTATCCATGACTCATGTcgtaatgaaaaataaaaccataCAGCTTAAGCTTGATTTGACACTAAAGAAAGAATCTTTTTCTTCAGAAATTTGGTCACTGTAGAGGTTGATAAATTAAAGCAACTTTCAATTTTTCGTTTTTAGCTTTAATGATTTTATGTTATTAGAAACTGTCCTGTCCTCAGATGACCTGCATTTCTCCTATCTCCCTCATCTTCTGCCCTTATTATCTTGAGGACCACATTCACTCTGTATGGGCTTGCTTTCATTTGATACTTTGGGTTGCTGAAAAAGAATGGGTCGATGATAACACTTTTGACATGCTACTCCTTAATGAAAATCTGATTCTTCAATGTCTGTCATCTCTTTTCTCTGGAAAAAATGTGATTTCTTAGATGATTTAAAAGTCACATAGTTTCTAAAAGCAAAAGGAGTCTTTCATTTGTCCAATTTGTTTTCAAATGTTGATTAAAAATTGAATTTACATGACTTTTACTTTtgcttccttcttttttttaaagtatttccACTCAATGCACTGTAGAGCACTTCATTATGGAGATGGTGTAGACTGGAGTTATGTTCAATTGAGCTGATGGCATCATTTATCAAACCCTGTAGTTAATAGTAATGTCCATATGATGGAGCTATTCTACAGCCACAAAAGGCACCATTAGATCTTTTATATAATGTTGCTAATACATTAtgcatgtttacattgtttttcatttgagTAAAAATTGGACCAATGAAACGCAGGTGTTTCAATGTAAATTGATATTTTATAACTTATTTTATAGCTTATTCTCAAGTCATGCTCACCGTGTAATTAGCTAGGATGTAGGCTCTAACAACAtagaacacatttttaaatatgggTAAAATTACATTGTTAAATGCAAGAAAAAgcatttatataataaatattgaagttgtatattttttatatagttAAGATTTTGACCGATGCAAGTAACTAAATGCTGCCTCCCTTTAGCAGACAAATGCTTTTTCTTGGTATAAGGACACAGCTGTGGTCAGCAGCATAATGAAAATGCAACAAAGGCAACATTGACTTATTCAACAGGGAGTTTATGTAAACAGTAACAGGAAAGCAGCAACACTCTGACATGCAATAATGTCCTGTGTCAGCTCTCTACTGCCCATCTCCATCTGCATCGCTGCACCCAACTGCACAAAACCCAGCAGCAGGGCCTCTGATGCAACACTCTCTGCCCTGTTGTTCCCTGAGGACAGAGATGAAACAGCAGCTCTCATGCAGCTGAAGCTCCAtccaccagaggaaacatggaAACCTCACCCTGCCTCTCCTATAGATCAGCGAACTCTGGCTGCCTGTAGTAAGAGCTTTTAAATGTTATTGGCTCCCCTTGGTGCTGCAGTGATGGGTGTAAATACATTAtctccctctagtggtgaaTGTAAGACTTCGATGATGGTCATTGTCATTCTGGGCAGTGCCTTCCCATTGATCTTCATTCAGAAAGATAGAACACTGCAGCAGAGGGAAAGAGCAACGCTGGAGAAGGGTGGATGCAGCAGTCTGTGTACGCAATTTGCATTTAACCTACAGGAGGTTAAACAAGGTAAACACGTCATGGACACAAGAGTGAAATACACATTTGCAGTGATGTCATGTTAATGTTAAGATGCATTCACAAGAAATGTTGTCATGTGAAGAAACATTCAGGAGTCATTAATTTAATACTGGCTTGATTGTCCTGATCCATGCAGCCTCACTGTCACCGTGCTCTTTCTTACACTATTAACTGTTCTGGCAGACAGCCGTTTCAAAGGAGGATCCACAAGCAGGCTCGCAGAAGAACGAAGGCCCAGCGGGCTGAATCCTTACAATGAATTTATACATGCTGGCAACTTTTAAACAACTACAGCCTTCTGGTGTCTGAGCTAGCTCAGACACCAGAACTCTTGTCAGAACTCTTGTCAGAACTCTTGTCAGAACTCTTGTCTTGGTGCTCTTGTCAGTGCAGCTAATAGTGATTTGTTTGTAGTGATTTGTCACCTTTTATTCAGAAGAAAACAGATATCACCAGGATTATCCTTATTTCCTCAGTCAGTACCTCTGAATAAGAAACAGATGCAGCTGTGAAGTGTGGCCAGTGTGCGCATGGATGCATGTATGAGCATACATGTGTGCAGTTCAAGCATAAATCAGTGCTGCTGACAGAGCCACTTGAGTGATGCAGTGACAAGATTGTTCACATCAGCATGCTGTAGATTATTGATGGCTCCTGACTGTCTGTGGACACTTTCTATCTATCTCacatgatggaggagcagcaataGTCTGTGTAATTAGAGGCAAAAATCACCTTaaaggacagacacacatatgtgcCTTAAGACAGATAGATGTCCTCCAAATGGATCCATTCATCATGGCTGTCGTGTGCTGAACACATTTCCCCTCTTTAAGATCTGCTAAACTGCTCGTTGCCTGTTCTGCGGTCTCTGAAAAAGCTGACTGTTTTGGACATTGCAGGTGTTTATTTTCCCgtcacagcctgcagcctgtttCGTCCCTTTTCTCTgaatgtctgtgtttctgtccccCTCTGCCCCtaacccctcctctctctctccctctctctctctctctctctctctctctctctctctgtgccacGTATGTAACCTAAACTGTAGAACTGCGGGGTTGGACCATGCAAAAAGCTTTCCACAAGACCAGGCTGAGTCTCTGAAGTCTCCCTGGACCTTGTTCAGTGAGGAATGAAATGGGGCTGCACATTCCCATTTTCCACTCTAAACCACTTCATTTAAGCCGGTGTACTTTTGCATCTACACAGACATTTTGTGCATCCATCTCATGTTGTTCTatccaaagccccccactcCAGTTTATGCTTGCTTGCCGTCtctgtgtcagattttcacTTTCCTTGCAGTGTATTGTGTTGCGATAAAATGCTATCCTGGCCCCTCTCATATAAACACAGGCTCCTCCTTCACCCTTAGTTAATGTCATTAACAGGTGGCTGTCCAAAatagacccacacacagacagccaggcTGTCAGGgatacatgtttttattatgctGGCAGGACTGTCATCATGTGTGCAGACCAGTCTGCAGCTCATTTCCCTGTTGATTTAAAATTTCAATCATGTATGGGAAATGAGCAGGgtgagaaaaaacacacatttaatcaACAGTGTTAACCAATCAGACTGCGTGCCCCCCCTTCCCCCTTTACACTCACTTTCCATAACTCTTACATACCTATCTTCCTCCCAcccctttcctctccctctctctctctctctctctccctcccgtcAGTACTCTGCCCCTCTATTACGTTTC contains:
- the u2af2a gene encoding U2 small nuclear RNA auxiliary factor 2a isoform X1; this encodes MSDYDEFERQLSENKQAERDKENRHHRRSSSRSRSRERKRRSRDRDRRSRDRRGDSKERRHRRRVGSVDNTNVKVDSMSRSPHREKKKKIKKYWDVPPPGFEHITPMQYKAMQAAGQIPATALLPTMTPDGLAVTPTPVPVVGSQMTRQARRLYVGNIPFGITEESMMDFFNAQMRLGGLTQAPGNPVLAVQINQDKNFAFLEFRSVDETTQAMAFDGIIFQGQSLKIRRPHDYQPLPGMSENPSVYVPGTTSFLPAGVVSTVVPDSAHKLFIGGLPNYLNDDQVKELLTSFGPLKAFNLVKDSATGLSKGYAFCEYVDVNLNDQAIAGLNGMQLGDKKLLVQRASVGSKNATLSSINQTPVTLQVPGLNSSVTQMGGLPTEVLCLMNMVAPEELLDDEEYEEIVEDVRDECSKYGQVKSIEIPRPVDGLEVPGTGKIFVEFMSVFDSQKAMQGLTGRKFANRVVVTKYCDPDAYHRRDFW
- the u2af2a gene encoding U2 small nuclear RNA auxiliary factor 2a isoform X2, giving the protein MSDYDEFERQLSENKQAERDKENRHHRRSSSRSRSRERKRRSRDRDRRSRDRRGDSKERRHRRRVGSVDNTNVKVDSMSRSPHREKKKKIKKYWDVPPPGFEHITPMQYKAMQAAGQIPATALLPTMTPDGLAVTPTPVPVVGSQMTRQARRLYVGNIPFGITEESMMDFFNAQMRLGGLTQAPGNPVLAVQINQDKNFAFLEFRSVDETTQAMAFDGIIFQGQSLKIRRPHDYQPLPGMSENPSVYVPGVVSTVVPDSAHKLFIGGLPNYLNDDQVKELLTSFGPLKAFNLVKDSATGLSKGYAFCEYVDVNLNDQAIAGLNGMQLGDKKLLVQRASVGSKNATLSSINQTPVTLQVPGLNSSVTQMGGLPTEVLCLMNMVAPEELLDDEEYEEIVEDVRDECSKYGQVKSIEIPRPVDGLEVPGTGKIFVEFMSVFDSQKAMQGLTGRKFANRVVVTKYCDPDAYHRRDFW
- the u2af2a gene encoding U2 small nuclear RNA auxiliary factor 2a isoform X3 gives rise to the protein MSDYDEFERQLSENKQAERDKENRHHRRSSSRSRSRERKRRSRDRDRRSRDRRGDSKERRHRRSRSPHREKKKKIKKYWDVPPPGFEHITPMQYKAMQAAGQIPATALLPTMTPDGLAVTPTPVPVVGSQMTRQARRLYVGNIPFGITEESMMDFFNAQMRLGGLTQAPGNPVLAVQINQDKNFAFLEFRSVDETTQAMAFDGIIFQGQSLKIRRPHDYQPLPGMSENPSVYVPGTTSFLPAGVVSTVVPDSAHKLFIGGLPNYLNDDQVKELLTSFGPLKAFNLVKDSATGLSKGYAFCEYVDVNLNDQAIAGLNGMQLGDKKLLVQRASVGSKNATLSSINQTPVTLQVPGLNSSVTQMGGLPTEVLCLMNMVAPEELLDDEEYEEIVEDVRDECSKYGQVKSIEIPRPVDGLEVPGTGKIFVEFMSVFDSQKAMQGLTGRKFANRVVVTKYCDPDAYHRRDFW
- the u2af2a gene encoding U2 small nuclear RNA auxiliary factor 2a isoform X4; this encodes MSDYDEFERQLSENKQAERDKENRHHRRSSSRSRSRERKRRSRDRDRRSRDRRGDSKERRHRRSRSPHREKKKKIKKYWDVPPPGFEHITPMQYKAMQAAGQIPATALLPTMTPDGLAVTPTPVPVVGSQMTRQARRLYVGNIPFGITEESMMDFFNAQMRLGGLTQAPGNPVLAVQINQDKNFAFLEFRSVDETTQAMAFDGIIFQGQSLKIRRPHDYQPLPGMSENPSVYVPGVVSTVVPDSAHKLFIGGLPNYLNDDQVKELLTSFGPLKAFNLVKDSATGLSKGYAFCEYVDVNLNDQAIAGLNGMQLGDKKLLVQRASVGSKNATLSSINQTPVTLQVPGLNSSVTQMGGLPTEVLCLMNMVAPEELLDDEEYEEIVEDVRDECSKYGQVKSIEIPRPVDGLEVPGTGKIFVEFMSVFDSQKAMQGLTGRKFANRVVVTKYCDPDAYHRRDFW